The Candidatus Campbellbacteria bacterium region CATCTGAAATTTTTGATGTGGCGTGGAATGCAGACCTTGTAAAACAGGTTGTAGACACCGCTGAGGCAAATACAAGGATTGCAAAAGCACACACAAAAATGAGAGGAGAGGTGCGCGGTGGTGGTAAAAAACCTTGGAGACAAAAAGGAACAGGAAGGGCAAGACACGGATCACGCCGTTCTCCTATATGGGTTGGTGGTGCTATAACTTTTGGACCACGAAATGAGAAAGTGTACAAAAAAAACATAACAAAGAAAATGAAAGCAAAAGCCCTTGCATCAATGCTTTCACAAAAGGCAAGAGATGGAGAGTTGTTTTTCTTCAACGATATTGATTTTGGTGACAAGCCAAAAACAAAAAAAGCAGTAGAAATGTTTGGAAAAATATCAAAGAAGGATTTTAACCCACTTTCAAAAACATCAAAGGCATCCCTTGTTCTACTTTGCAACGACAACAAAACAACAACAAGAAGTTTACAAAATATAAACAATGTTGGCGTTTCACTTGTCTCCTCTTTGAATGCAAGAGATTTGGCTCTTTACAAATACATTTTTATGGTTGACCCAGAAAAATGTGTGGAGATACTAACAAAGCGTTTAGTAGAAAATAAATAAAGTATTATGAAAATATTTGGAATTGACTTCGGCAAAAAAGACAAAGATGAAAATGACAAGAAAGTTGTTATTGATGATTCTATTGGTGAAGAAGAAACCCTTGAAACATTCTCACAACCGACAACTCCAACCAAAAAGAAATTTGTAAAAAGGGTTTCAAAAAAAGCGCCAAAGAAAAAACTCCGCAGGACAAACTTCACTACGAAGAAAATGAGCAAGACAAGTGTTCTCGTGAAGCCGTATTACACGGAAAAAGCAGCAGATTCTTCTGAAAAATCAATATATATCTTTGAGGTTAACAGCCGTGCAGGAAAGCGAGAGGTGGCATCCGCTATAAAAGAAAAATACAATGTCATCCCAAAGAAGGTTAATATATTGACAACCTCATCAAAGCCAACATCCCTACGCCGTGTGGGGCGTGCTGGACGCACACAAGTGAAGAAAAAAGCTTATGTGTATCTTGCTAAGGGAGATAAGATTCAATTCTCATAAATAATATGAAAGTACTTAAACCAACAACACCAGGATCGCGTGGAACAAAACTTCTTTCATTCAAAGGAGTTACAGCAAAAAAACCACACAAAAAATTAACATCAGGAGCGAAACGCGCATCCGGTCGTGGAAGTGCTGGTCGTATAACTATGAGACACAAAGGTGGCGGACACAAAAAAAGATATAGGAAAGTTGATTTTCTCTATAACAAACACGGAATACCAGCGCGCATTGAAACAATTGAGTATGACCCACACAGAACCGGCTTCATCGCACTCGCGTGTTATAAAGATGGAGAAAAAAGATACCTGCTCGTCCCATCAAACATAGAAGTTGGTAATACA contains the following coding sequences:
- the rplD gene encoding 50S ribosomal protein L4, with the protein product MNAQVFDIEGKKVKSFQLPSEIFDVAWNADLVKQVVDTAEANTRIAKAHTKMRGEVRGGGKKPWRQKGTGRARHGSRRSPIWVGGAITFGPRNEKVYKKNITKKMKAKALASMLSQKARDGELFFFNDIDFGDKPKTKKAVEMFGKISKKDFNPLSKTSKASLVLLCNDNKTTTRSLQNINNVGVSLVSSLNARDLALYKYIFMVDPEKCVEILTKRLVENK
- the rplW gene encoding 50S ribosomal protein L23, translating into MKIFGIDFGKKDKDENDKKVVIDDSIGEEETLETFSQPTTPTKKKFVKRVSKKAPKKKLRRTNFTTKKMSKTSVLVKPYYTEKAADSSEKSIYIFEVNSRAGKREVASAIKEKYNVIPKKVNILTTSSKPTSLRRVGRAGRTQVKKKAYVYLAKGDKIQFS